A DNA window from Centroberyx gerrardi isolate f3 chromosome 5, fCenGer3.hap1.cur.20231027, whole genome shotgun sequence contains the following coding sequences:
- the soat2 gene encoding sterol O-acyltransferase 2, whose amino-acid sequence MATAESPNGLWHRKNIKALQSDEISSHGESHNHVQAEDLRQWQNHAQKVKVRILEQVHGQLSNLLDEALTESVQPFTQNNHTANGKMTKSHTSRSHRMEDGKVFMDRASLLDELFEISHIRTIYHMFIAVLLIFCLSTLAVDYIDQGRLVLEFDLLFYAFGKLGTVTWAWTLMFGYTLAVPYYTLAVWGAFYHSVPSKTALSLGTGLALAAAQTCVLGLFPIYVVVHNQLPPASRFIVILEQIRFLMKSYSLIREIVPVIMKSTPKEGETPRFPTLSSYLYFLFCPTLIYRESYPRNAHIRWNYVGVTAGMILGCLFYGYFILVRLCVPVFRNETNQPFSKRTMVLALFHSTLPGIMLLLLCFFAFLHCWLNLFGELLRFADRMFYKDWWNSTSFANYYRTWNVVVHDWLYYYGYRDFLWLSKRKFRTAAMLSVFIVSAVVHEYAFTMGFGFFYPVMFFLFAVFGVVFNFTMNDKRQSPVYNIIMWTCLFIGQGIQVCLYCQEWYAQIHCPRTGNSFWELVTPRSWSCSY is encoded by the exons ATGGCGACCGCAGAGTCACCTAACGGACTGTGGCACAGAAAAAACATCAAGGCCCTTCAGTCAGACGAGATCTCCAGTCATG GTGAGAGCCATAATCATGTACAGGCAGAAGATTTGAGACAGTGGCAGAATCATGCACAG AAGGTGAAGGTGAGGATCCTGGAGCAGGTCCATGGTCAGCTGAGCAACCTACTAGATGAAGCCCTGACCGAGTCTGTCCAGCCCTTCACACAAAACAACCATACAGCTAATGGAAAGATGACAAAAAGCCACACATCCAG ATCCCACAGAATGGAGGATGGCAAAGTGTTTATGGACAGGGCATCACTTTTGGA TGAGCTGTTTGAGATCAGCCACATCAGGACCATCTACCACATGTTCATAGCTGTGCTCCTCATCTTCTGCCTTAGCACACTGGCTGTCGACTACATTGACCAGGGCAG GTTGGTGCTGGAGTTCGACCTGCTGTTCTACGCCTTCGGGAAGCTGGGGACAGTCACCTGGGCCTGGACGCTGATGTTCGGCTACACCCTGGCCGTTCCCTACTACACCCTGGCGGTGTGGGGGGCCTTCTACCACAGCGTCCCCTCCAAGACGGCTCTGTCTCTGGGGACGGGCCTGGCCCTGGCCGCCGCGCAGACCTGTGTGCTGGGGCTGTTCCCCATCTATGTGGTCGTGCACAACCAGCTGCCCCCAGCCTCACGGTTCATTGTCATACTGGaacag ATTCGATTCCTGATGAAGAGCTACTCCCTCATAAGAGAAATTGTTCCTGTTATTATGAAGAGCACGCCAAAGGAag GAGAGACTCCCAGGTTCCCCACACTCTCCAGCTATCTCTACTTCCTCTTCTGTCCGACTCTCATCTACAGGGAATCGTACCCTAG GAATGCTCATATAAGATGGAATTATGTCGGTGTTACTGCTGGCATG ATCCTGGGCTGCCTGTTTTATGGCTATTTCATCCTGGTGCGTCTCTGTGTGCCCGTCTTCAGAAACGAGACCAACCAGCCTTTCAGTAAACGGACAATGGTTCTAGCCTTGTTCCACTCAACATTACCAG GTATAatgctcctcctgctgtgtttctTCGCCTTCCTCCACTGCTGGCTCAACCTCTTTGGAGAGCTGCTGCGTTTCGCTGACAGAATGTTCTACAAG GACTGGTGGAACTCCACATCCTTTGCCAACTACTACCGTACCTGGAATGTAGTGGTTCATGACTGGCTCTATTACTACGGATACAGAGACTTCCTCTGG CTGTCCAAAAGGAAATTCCGTACAGCTGCCATGCTCTCCGTGTTCATCGTCTCCGCCGTGGTCCATGAGTACGCCTTCACCATGGGCTTCGGCTTCTTCTACCCCGTCATGTTCTTCCTCTTCGCTGTCTTTGGAG TGGTGTTCAACTTTACCATGAATGACAAGCGACAGAGTCCTGTGTACAACATCATCATGTGGACGTGTCTGTTCATTGGTCAGGGCATCCAGGTGTGTTTGTACTGCCAGGAGTGGTACGCCCAGATACACTGCCCTCGGACAGGG AACAGTTTCTGGGAGCTGGTGACGCCTCGATCTTGGTCctgcagctactga
- the igsf8 gene encoding immunoglobulin superfamily member 8, producing the protein MMMMASLKTAGFVFLQWALQYALCRDVTLPPGPVYRVAGFPISLPCAVSGYEGPRTQEFEWFLYREDAGGRQMGVVSTRDQGFPYAPFQARVRAGEVRVERDSGDKARLVIQRLRPEDQGKYECYTPSTDSTYQGNYSASIAIKVIPDTLQISYSRALSGQPVPEGAELTLTCSAGVQSKQHTHLSITFGKRGGESSESGAGGEVSTVGEIISIDRVLGVTPGSSGSYKKRYDDGEITLEKRNGEGGRDVYVMKMSAVQAEDTGSYFCEASQWILDPDGSWQKIAQRILDIGNLTVQKLAEAVSVTSFPRGEVTVQAGAPLSLTCEVSGLSSAGKSGLLVQWMKRGSASSDLVGTRGVEVEVARITPDGVVSWGDDLSRASGGSMEKVAEGRYSLKLFSARPSDSGVYRCAVSVYAGRSNPGPSTAATFTQRSEGVTVNLKTNEVLVSAVAELARGPQLKRGSTITLICNVTVTTASPAQLQVQWLQRPFPEPVITKGEKPPSELPPPRPPVEGKPRLVAALTYEGVAQIYGSGSEVSIDRLAADSYRLRVHSATLRDQGLYVCQAEVWWQDPHGGWYPTGVKTESSAVTVPLYSQVLVSAVAELPRGPLLKRGSTITLICNVTVTNTSPTQLQVQWLQRPIPEPVITKGEKPPSELPPPSPPVEEKPRLVAALTYEGVAQIYANGSEISIDRLAADSYRLRVHSATLRDQGLYVCQAEVWWQNPHGGWTNTGAKAESSAVTVYLYARAADLLLIPLVIGVSSALFVGIVIIATVTCCFMKRLARQRGQK; encoded by the exons CGCTCCAGTATGCTTTGTGTCGCGATGTAACCCTTCCCCCTGGACCCGTCTACCGTGTGGCAGGGTTCCCCATCTCTCTGCCCTGCGCCGTATCGGGGTACGAGGGCCCACGCACCCAGGAGTTCGAGTGGTTCCTGTACAGGGAGGATGCTGGCGGGAGGCAGATGGGAGTCGTGTCCACCAGGGACCAGGGCTTTCCCTACGCCCCGTTCCAGGCCAGGGTGCGGGCCGGGGAGGTGAGGGTGGAGAGGGACTCGGGGGACAAGGCCAGGCTGGTGATCCAGAGGCTCCGGCCCGAAGACCAGGGAAAATACGAGTGCTACACACCCAGCACAGACAGTACCTACCAGGGGAATTACAGCGCCTCAATTGCTATCAAAG TGATCCCTGACACACTCCAGATCAGCTATTCCCGCGCACTTTCTGGTCAGCCCGTGCCGGAGGGGGCGGAATTAACGCTGACATGTTCAGCTGGCGTCCAATCCAAGCAGCACACCCATCTGTCTATCACGTTTGGGAAGCGTGGTGGAGAAAGTTCGGAGAGCGGAGCAGGTGGAGAGGTCAGCACCGTCGGAGAGATTATCTCCATCGACAGGGTGCTGGGCGTGACTCCTGGAAGCAGCGGGTCTTACAAGAAGCGGTACGATGATGGAGAGATCACACTGGAGAAAAGGAATGGAGAGGGCGGACGGGATGTGTATGTGATGAAGATGAGCGCGGTGCAGGCAGAGGATACTGGGTCGTATTTCTGTGAGGCCTCACAGTGGATTCTGGACCCTGACGGATCGTGGCAGAAGATTGCACAGAGGATCCTGGATATTGGCAACCTAACTGTTCAGAAACTAG CGGAGGCTGTGAGTGTGACTTCGTTTCCCAGAGGGGAGGTGACCGTGCAGGCCGGTGCCCCTCTCAGCCTGACCTGTGAAGTGTCAGGGCTGTCGTCTGCGGGAAAGTCGGGCCTGTTGGTTCAGTGGATGAAGAGGGGCTCTGCTAGCAGTGACTTAGTGGGGACTAGAGGAGTAGAG GTGGAGGTGGCCCGGATAACCCCAGACGGTGTCGTCAGCTGGGGGGACGACCTCAGCCGAGCCAGCGGGGGCTCCATGGAGAAAGTGGCGGAGGGGAGGTACTCTCTGAAGCTGTTCTCGGCCCGCCCCTCCGACTCGGGAGTGTATCGGTGTGCGGTGAGTGTATACGCCGGTAGGAGTAACCCTGGCCCGTCTACTGCTGCCACATTCACCCAGAGGTCCGAGGGAGTCACTGTCAACCTCAAGACCAATG AAGTGCTGGTGTCAGCAGTGGCTGAGCTTGCTCGTGGCCCCCAGCTGAAAAGAGGCAGCACCATCACCCTGATCTGCAACGTCACCGTGACAACCGCAAGTCCCGCCCAGCTACAGGTGCAGTGGCTGCAGCGGCCGTTCCCTGAGCCAGTTATCACCAAGGGAGAGAAGCCACCATCTGAACTGCCTCCTCCAAGGCCCCCAGTTGAAGGAAAACCCAGGCTGGTAGCTGCTCTCACGTACGAGGGTGTTGCGCAGATCTACGGCAGCGGTAGCGAGGTTAGCATCGACCGTCTGGCAGCTGACAGCTACAGACTGAGGGTCCACTCGGCCACCTTGAGGGACCAGGGCCTGTATGTGTGCCAGGCCGAGGTGTGGTGGCAGGACCCGCACGGAGGCTGGTACCCCACAGGGGTTAAAACAGAATCGTCTGCAGTGACCGTTCCTTTGTACTCCCAAG TGCTGGTGTCAGCGGTGGCTGAGCTTCCTCGTGGCCCTCTGCTGAAAAGAGGCAGCACCATCACCCTGATCTGCAACGTCACCGTGACAAACACAAGTCCCACCCAGCTACAGGTGCAGTGGCTGCAGCGGCCGATCCCTGAGCCAGTTATCACCAAGGGAGAGAAGCCACCATCTGAACTGCCTCCTCCAAGCCCCCCAGTTGAGGAAAAACCCAGGCTGGTAGCTGCTCTCACGTACGAGGGTGTTGCGCAGATCTACGCCAACGGTAGCGAGATTAGCATCGACCGTCTGGCAGCTGACAGCTACAGACTGAGGGTCCACTCGGCCACCTTGAGGGACCAGGGCCTGTATGTGTGCCAGGCCGAGGTGTGGTGGCAGAACCCACACGGAGGCTGGACCAACACAGGGGCTAAAGCAGAGTCGTCTGCAGTGACCGTTTACCTGTACGCCCGAG ctgctgacctcctcctcatccctttgGTTATCGGAGTCTCCTCTGCCCTGTTTGTGGGCATTGTCATCATCGCCACGGTAACCTGTTGCTTCATGAAGCGCCTGGCAAGGCAGCGAGGTCAGAAATAG